In Thermodesulfatator atlanticus DSM 21156, the sequence GGACAAGAAAGCGCCCCCAGAGAGGATTTTTGTAAATTAAGAGGTGCTGATAAGGGGTGCGCTTTTCGTAAATGGGGATAACGTGATACCCGTGCGAATAATGCGGCGTGATTTTTTCAAACCACCAGTAGCGAGTCAAGTTTCCTCCATTTCCACGAGTTGTCCTCTTTTCATTTCAAGGGCGTGAACATAATGAGGCTTAAAAGCCTCTTTTAGGCGTTCAAAAATTTCGTAAGCTTCGTCGTGGCTGCCTGCAAAAATATCAATGGCAGCATAGCCGTTTTCAGGCCAGGTATGAATGAAAATGTGGGCATCGCCGAAAGTAGCTTTGGCTGAGACTCCGTAAGGAGAGAACTGATAGCTGATAACTTCCCCTTCATCTGCACGATAAGAACCACATCCGCCGTACCGGAGCGCTTGTTCTACTTCCTTGGCATCCGCTAAAACCGCAAAGGGAGCTTGCCACATTTCTACCAAGAGATGGGTAGAAATGAATCCAGTTTCTTTGGCCTTTGGGGCCTCCTGGGCGGGAATTCTGTCAATCTGGCAGATTGGAGTAGGAGCGCGCATTTTTCACCTCCCCCCAGGCTTAGAGCCCGGTTCATTTAAAAAATTAAGGCCCCCAGATGGTATCCT encodes:
- the speD gene encoding adenosylmethionine decarboxylase → MRAPTPICQIDRIPAQEAPKAKETGFISTHLLVEMWQAPFAVLADAKEVEQALRYGGCGSYRADEGEVISYQFSPYGVSAKATFGDAHIFIHTWPENGYAAIDIFAGSHDEAYEIFERLKEAFKPHYVHALEMKRGQLVEMEET